In a genomic window of Actinomycetota bacterium:
- a CDS encoding 2-hydroxyacyl-CoA dehydratase family protein, translating into MAVSGTALETREIYDPYVREWKERGGRVVGYSCLATPVELIEAAGLLPFRIKALGNPRTDLADGEMSLFNCSFCRSCLQLALDGTYNFLDGLIETNGCDHLRAMFENWQHNKNLPFFHYLKVPHFFRDDSLDYFRGELELLREHLASHFSAQVDDEALRKAIEDWNLVRERWRELCALRELPEPKVTGSEALSLELAGSRMTGRDFASLLSSFIEERKRDPGRKAKARLMLCGPATDEVAWIQEIEEMGAVVVADALCFGSRAFLHRPGTAGNPLDELAEGYLTSIFCPRMYKEYDKRRSHVLETAERAGVDGAIYLYNKFCDLHGTDSVLVRRDLEKSGIPVLVLEKEYSAAADLGRIKTRVQAFLERIGRSV; encoded by the coding sequence ATGGCCGTTTCCGGAACCGCCCTGGAGACGAGGGAGATCTACGACCCCTACGTCCGGGAGTGGAAGGAGAGAGGTGGCCGGGTAGTGGGCTACTCCTGCCTAGCTACCCCGGTTGAGCTCATCGAAGCCGCCGGGCTGTTGCCCTTTCGCATCAAGGCCCTGGGCAACCCCCGGACCGACCTGGCCGACGGGGAGATGTCCCTCTTCAACTGCTCCTTCTGCCGCTCTTGCCTGCAGCTGGCCCTGGACGGCACCTACAACTTTTTAGACGGCCTAATTGAGACCAACGGGTGCGACCACCTGCGGGCCATGTTCGAGAACTGGCAGCACAACAAGAACCTCCCCTTCTTCCACTACCTCAAGGTGCCCCACTTCTTCCGCGACGATTCCCTGGACTACTTCCGGGGGGAGCTGGAGCTGCTCCGCGAGCACCTGGCCTCTCACTTTTCCGCCCAGGTAGATGACGAAGCGCTGAGGAAAGCCATAGAGGACTGGAACCTGGTGCGGGAGAGGTGGCGGGAGCTATGCGCGCTGCGGGAGCTACCGGAGCCCAAGGTCACCGGGAGCGAGGCCCTCTCCCTGGAGCTGGCCGGCTCCCGCATGACGGGGAGGGATTTCGCTTCCCTCCTCTCCTCCTTCATCGAGGAGAGGAAGCGCGACCCCGGGAGAAAAGCCAAGGCCCGCCTCATGCTCTGCGGCCCGGCCACCGACGAGGTGGCCTGGATCCAGGAGATCGAGGAGATGGGGGCAGTGGTGGTGGCCGACGCCCTATGCTTCGGCTCTCGGGCCTTCCTGCACCGGCCGGGAACCGCCGGCAACCCCTTGGACGAGTTGGCGGAGGGCTATCTCACCAGCATCTTCTGCCCCCGCATGTACAAGGAATACGACAAACGCCGGAGCCACGTCCTGGAGACGGCGGAGAGGGCCGGGGTGGACGGAGCCATCTACCTCTACAACAAGTTCTGCGACCTGCACGGCACGGACTCTGTACTGGTGCGGCGTGACCTGGAAAAATCCGGCATCCCGGTGCTGGTCCTGGAGAAGGAGTACAGCGCCGCCGCCGACCTGGGGCGGATAAAGACGCGCGTGCAGGCCTTCCTGGAGAGGATAGGAAGAAGTGTGTGA
- a CDS encoding 2-hydroxyacyl-CoA dehydratase family protein, with protein MEKGFVMRPGENGFERAVGILEMIYKVGEDVSDEAVEGLANFVFPELRNTALGLLELPANRGLEIFFFKKVLEILWEAQRAQAEGKKLIFIPFTFPPELFWAFDSLFPLCTEIVSGLIVNICYGQGERFWDYAMSLGLPDSMCSGNTIGIASLLAGPGLKPDAIVYNTPGSCNPNAKIHAFAADYLGIPQFILEKPVDESPRGREQYFRYLLRFVRELEEWTGEELREDRLREVMQRAYRAVELYNEYWELKKARPCPVPNIFSMTLLVLRSQMWGREEAVEVLQRMVDISKERLRKGEYTAPEEVARIYISYIYWLFDFYNYFTWMEKRGISILGDILAIHYFPPIDYSSKESMLRAYADIAFDYPMTRQMGGESISLRWVDDICYAVQDLGADACVFGGVHACKHTLGTISFFRRELLKRLGIPTLVLVGDVFDKRQTPMEIFQREVETFVDQVVARKKAGRRRKSAQT; from the coding sequence ATGGAGAAGGGCTTCGTCATGCGACCGGGGGAGAACGGCTTCGAGCGTGCCGTGGGCATCCTGGAGATGATCTACAAAGTGGGCGAGGACGTGAGCGACGAGGCCGTGGAGGGACTAGCCAATTTCGTCTTCCCGGAGCTCAGAAACACCGCCCTGGGGCTCCTGGAGCTCCCCGCCAACCGGGGGCTGGAGATCTTCTTCTTCAAGAAGGTGCTGGAGATCCTGTGGGAGGCGCAGCGGGCGCAGGCGGAGGGGAAAAAACTCATCTTCATCCCCTTCACCTTCCCCCCGGAGCTCTTCTGGGCCTTCGACTCCCTCTTCCCCCTGTGCACGGAGATCGTCTCCGGGCTCATCGTCAACATCTGCTACGGCCAGGGGGAGCGCTTCTGGGACTACGCCATGAGCCTGGGGCTCCCCGACTCCATGTGCTCCGGGAACACCATCGGCATCGCCTCCCTCCTGGCCGGGCCGGGGCTCAAGCCCGACGCCATCGTCTACAACACGCCCGGCAGCTGCAACCCCAACGCCAAGATACATGCCTTCGCCGCCGATTACTTGGGCATCCCCCAGTTCATCCTTGAAAAGCCGGTGGACGAGTCACCCCGAGGTCGCGAGCAGTATTTCCGGTACCTTTTACGCTTCGTGCGTGAGCTCGAGGAGTGGACGGGGGAGGAACTCCGGGAGGACCGGCTGCGCGAGGTCATGCAGCGGGCCTACCGCGCCGTAGAGCTCTACAACGAATACTGGGAGCTGAAGAAGGCCCGCCCCTGCCCGGTGCCCAACATCTTCAGCATGACCCTGCTGGTCCTGCGCAGCCAGATGTGGGGCCGGGAGGAGGCCGTGGAGGTGCTGCAGCGCATGGTGGATATCTCCAAGGAGAGGCTGCGGAAAGGGGAGTACACGGCTCCCGAGGAGGTGGCCCGCATCTACATAAGCTATATCTATTGGCTCTTCGACTTCTACAATTACTTCACCTGGATGGAGAAGCGGGGCATCTCCATCCTGGGGGACATCCTGGCTATCCACTACTTCCCGCCCATCGACTACTCCTCCAAGGAGAGCATGTTGCGGGCCTACGCGGACATCGCCTTCGACTATCCCATGACCCGCCAGATGGGCGGGGAATCCATCTCCCTGCGCTGGGTGGACGACATCTGCTACGCCGTGCAGGACCTGGGGGCGGACGCCTGCGTCTTCGGGGGGGTGCACGCTTGCAAGCACACCCTGGGTACCATCTCCTTCTTCCGGCGCGAGCTCCTGAAGCGGCTGGGCATCCCCACCCTGGTCCTCGTGGGCGACGTATTCGACAAGCGGCAGACGCCCATGGAGATCTTCCAGCGGGAGGTGGAGACCTTCGTGGACCAGGTGGTGGCGCGCAAGAAGGCGGGCCGGCGGAGGAAGAGCGCCCAAACCTGA
- a CDS encoding 4Fe-4S binding protein, protein MAKKLIPRNWKTFLKVAAVWQPVTDFWARTTAWPVVGRLTGWIVNRNHYDVTFVPVNQELEEGSTVVPRQAVEEIIRRSCHRVILPLCLCRVGCRCQDYPMEIGCIFMGEGARQIDESIGRAVSVEEALAHVERAVSAGLVLQIGRVDPDPFMLGVRMKDWGRFLTLCFCCPCCCIAMRNIHSWDPDMRSRMHRLEGLRIEVTEECNGCGKCMKACFTGAIRLEDKRAIIGEECKGCGICVSVCPRKAVRIEVTDGDLMLNEFLRRVVSYADVS, encoded by the coding sequence ATGGCGAAAAAATTGATTCCCAGGAACTGGAAAACGTTCCTCAAGGTGGCGGCGGTCTGGCAGCCGGTCACCGACTTCTGGGCTCGTACCACCGCTTGGCCGGTGGTGGGGAGGCTGACGGGGTGGATAGTAAACCGCAACCACTATGACGTCACCTTCGTCCCCGTCAACCAGGAGCTGGAGGAGGGCTCCACGGTGGTTCCCCGCCAGGCGGTGGAGGAGATCATCCGCCGCTCCTGCCACCGGGTGATACTTCCCTTGTGCCTCTGCCGCGTGGGCTGCCGGTGCCAGGACTATCCCATGGAGATAGGCTGCATCTTTATGGGGGAGGGAGCCAGGCAGATAGACGAGAGCATCGGAAGGGCGGTCTCCGTGGAGGAGGCCCTGGCCCACGTGGAGAGGGCGGTGTCGGCGGGACTGGTCCTCCAGATCGGACGCGTGGACCCCGACCCCTTCATGCTGGGGGTGAGGATGAAGGACTGGGGGCGTTTTCTTACCCTCTGCTTCTGCTGCCCCTGTTGCTGCATCGCCATGCGCAACATCCACAGCTGGGACCCGGATATGAGAAGCAGGATGCACCGCCTGGAGGGACTGCGCATCGAGGTCACCGAGGAGTGCAACGGCTGCGGTAAGTGCATGAAGGCCTGCTTCACCGGGGCCATCCGCCTGGAGGACAAGCGCGCCATCATCGGGGAGGAGTGTAAGGGCTGCGGCATATGCGTCTCGGTGTGCCCCAGGAAGGCGGTGAGGATAGAGGTGACCGACGGCGACCTGATGCTTAACGAGTTCCTCCGCCGCGTGGTAAGCTACGCAGACGTAAGCTGA
- a CDS encoding metallophosphoesterase → MEAKTPRIHLFLTAKKTFLMTTLLLVFILFFAGFPSPLLPFHMEEAKAEVTSHITRLVYPTLGFPQIVPRGGTFTLEFDFRMDDPTKSLPASIGDWKATLRACNDFTPFTADLPVLGVTYGTSDRWPQGSGRRVYEVYKVTVEVPCSVPSDLYDLHVSVRADQQTITDFQPHAVSVVEELKDSYSFIQITDVHVFDIEYPTSSSHDREIRNAVYLKKAIDQINLIHPDFVVITGDTVYGQRYMPEDWPPPPPPERSGDTEYEYEYNWAYEEFLRLEVPTFMIIGNHDGYYDTVDDGYNWWVRNYGPLFYSFDYGDSHFTMINTMDWAQADRTLYKQWWYSIVPVLEPGKWQGQALSGGDKFDDSSAPPPANYGNQLGWIRDDLAAHQNARLRFMCSHHDPATIEAWKDENLFIYETGGRGEGRRALLQLAADYRVHMYLSGHEHHDRVVTMDWSEGGGATIYANTTCLQPISGESEDYPGYRLVEIQNNAIVSYNYLLPKWSYPYYDGVNVGGTTNLDNLYDPAISCVFSNGEDWGKKETTVQCMVSNHLQKAFTSAYVEFHMPVPGENSYYRVSGADSWYMSQPPENASWVNYYVRFQALPSTTARITLEPAADTTPPSGWVRIEEGAERTSSLEVSLTLGADDPESGVRDMMISNYPDFRDGVWEPFRTKREWKLLEGPDGPRRVFVKFRDFTVPGHESEMVSDSIMYVAGEGEEKIYKWYFAEGYTGEGFQEYICLGNTGDADLEVEIDYHFSQGPSLVKTYLLPAKSRSTVNVNEEVGGGKEVSAVVSSSSPAVVCERPMYFLYGGRWGGGHDVLGASAPSRTWYFAEGYTGPGFEEWICVLNPGDSPCNLTFRFQTQEKGEIVRTTDPLPPHTRGSYLINDLLGPNYQCSLKLESDQPVVAERPMYFRYSGLSYRDWRGGHCLMGETMLYSSYYLAEGTTRRGFEEWLTLQNPNSHPITINAVYQLGKGQGDNVTKAYRVEGGRRFTVFVPYEVGTEKDVSVFLSSTDLFFAERPMYFSYKDKWEGGDVTSGAPFPSREWYFAEGHTGSQFEEWLVIQNPHGERVQVDITYIPGKGDPVVVRHEIDPASRYTIWVNENCPYKGDLSISLRANLPVMAERPIYFQFRPGMNGGHVEKGFAGF, encoded by the coding sequence ATGGAGGCAAAAACTCCCCGCATCCACCTTTTCCTCACGGCGAAGAAAACTTTTCTCATGACCACGTTGCTCCTCGTCTTCATCTTGTTTTTCGCCGGGTTCCCCTCCCCGCTCCTTCCATTTCACATGGAGGAGGCGAAGGCGGAAGTCACCTCTCATATCACGCGCCTTGTTTACCCCACCCTGGGATTTCCGCAGATCGTGCCCCGAGGTGGCACCTTTACCTTGGAGTTCGATTTTCGCATGGACGACCCCACGAAATCTTTGCCGGCGAGCATCGGAGACTGGAAAGCTACCCTGAGAGCCTGTAACGATTTCACTCCATTCACCGCGGATCTCCCCGTCCTGGGGGTAACCTACGGAACCAGCGATCGCTGGCCACAAGGTTCCGGGCGAAGGGTGTACGAGGTTTACAAGGTGACGGTCGAGGTTCCCTGCTCCGTCCCCTCGGACCTTTATGACCTCCATGTTTCCGTGCGGGCTGATCAGCAGACCATCACTGATTTCCAGCCCCATGCGGTGAGCGTGGTGGAGGAGCTTAAGGATAGTTATTCCTTCATCCAGATTACGGACGTGCACGTCTTCGATATCGAATATCCCACCTCCTCCTCCCACGATCGCGAGATAAGAAACGCTGTGTATCTCAAGAAGGCCATAGACCAAATAAACCTCATCCATCCCGATTTCGTTGTCATCACGGGAGACACCGTGTATGGACAGAGGTACATGCCCGAGGATTGGCCTCCTCCTCCCCCGCCGGAGCGAAGCGGGGATACGGAATACGAGTACGAATACAACTGGGCATACGAGGAATTTCTCCGCCTGGAAGTTCCAACCTTCATGATCATCGGAAACCACGACGGCTATTATGACACGGTTGACGACGGTTATAATTGGTGGGTGCGCAATTACGGGCCCCTCTTTTACTCCTTCGACTACGGCGACTCCCATTTCACCATGATCAACACCATGGACTGGGCCCAGGCGGATCGTACCTTGTACAAACAATGGTGGTACTCCATCGTACCCGTGTTGGAACCCGGAAAGTGGCAGGGTCAAGCGCTTTCCGGAGGGGACAAATTTGACGACAGCTCCGCTCCTCCTCCGGCAAATTATGGGAATCAATTGGGATGGATAAGGGATGACTTGGCCGCCCATCAGAATGCACGCCTCCGCTTTATGTGCAGCCATCACGACCCGGCTACCATCGAGGCCTGGAAGGACGAGAACTTGTTCATTTACGAGACGGGCGGTAGGGGAGAGGGGAGGAGGGCCTTGCTCCAGCTGGCCGCGGATTACCGGGTGCATATGTATCTCTCGGGTCACGAGCACCACGATCGCGTCGTCACCATGGATTGGAGCGAGGGCGGTGGGGCGACCATTTATGCCAATACCACCTGCCTTCAACCTATCAGCGGGGAAAGCGAGGACTATCCAGGTTACCGGCTGGTGGAGATCCAGAACAACGCCATTGTCTCCTATAATTACCTGTTGCCGAAGTGGTCCTACCCCTATTACGATGGGGTCAACGTAGGAGGAACCACCAACTTGGACAACCTCTATGATCCCGCCATCAGTTGTGTCTTTTCCAACGGCGAGGATTGGGGGAAAAAGGAGACTACCGTGCAGTGCATGGTCTCCAATCACCTGCAGAAGGCCTTTACCAGTGCGTACGTCGAATTTCACATGCCCGTCCCGGGCGAGAACTCTTACTATCGCGTGAGCGGTGCCGACAGCTGGTACATGTCCCAACCCCCCGAAAATGCCTCATGGGTGAACTACTACGTCCGTTTTCAGGCGCTTCCCTCCACCACCGCACGGATCACCCTTGAACCGGCGGCGGATACAACTCCGCCCAGTGGGTGGGTCCGGATAGAGGAGGGGGCCGAGCGCACCTCGTCCCTGGAGGTTTCCCTGACCCTCGGCGCCGATGACCCGGAATCGGGGGTGAGAGACATGATGATCTCCAACTATCCTGATTTCCGGGATGGGGTGTGGGAGCCTTTCAGGACAAAAAGGGAATGGAAGCTCCTGGAAGGCCCAGACGGGCCGCGACGGGTCTTCGTGAAGTTTCGCGACTTCACCGTTCCGGGGCACGAGTCGGAGATGGTCAGCGACTCCATCATGTACGTCGCCGGAGAGGGAGAGGAAAAAATCTACAAGTGGTACTTTGCAGAGGGGTACACCGGCGAGGGATTCCAGGAGTACATCTGCTTGGGAAACACCGGGGACGCTGACCTGGAGGTGGAGATAGATTATCACTTTTCCCAAGGACCATCGTTGGTCAAGACCTATCTATTACCCGCGAAGAGCAGGTCGACTGTGAACGTTAACGAGGAGGTGGGGGGCGGGAAGGAAGTTTCCGCCGTGGTTTCTTCATCCAGCCCCGCGGTGGTATGCGAAAGGCCCATGTACTTCCTTTATGGCGGTAGATGGGGCGGAGGCCATGACGTTTTGGGCGCCAGCGCCCCGAGTCGGACATGGTATTTCGCGGAAGGCTACACGGGACCGGGTTTCGAAGAGTGGATATGCGTGCTCAACCCCGGTGATAGTCCCTGCAACCTGACCTTCCGTTTCCAGACCCAGGAGAAAGGAGAAATCGTGAGGACCACCGATCCCCTGCCGCCTCACACGCGCGGTTCCTACTTAATAAACGATCTGCTCGGTCCCAATTACCAGTGTTCCCTGAAATTGGAATCCGATCAGCCGGTGGTGGCGGAGCGTCCCATGTATTTCCGTTATTCCGGCCTCTCTTATCGGGATTGGAGGGGAGGCCACTGCTTGATGGGGGAAACCATGCTCTACTCCTCTTACTATCTGGCGGAGGGAACCACCCGGAGAGGTTTCGAGGAATGGCTGACCCTGCAGAATCCCAATTCTCATCCCATCACCATCAACGCCGTGTACCAGTTGGGCAAGGGACAGGGAGACAACGTGACCAAAGCGTATCGCGTGGAAGGAGGAAGGAGGTTCACCGTCTTCGTGCCCTACGAGGTGGGCACGGAAAAGGATGTATCGGTATTCCTTTCCTCCACGGACCTCTTCTTCGCGGAAAGGCCCATGTATTTTTCCTACAAGGATAAGTGGGAAGGAGGAGATGTGACCTCGGGGGCGCCCTTCCCCTCCCGTGAATGGTATTTCGCCGAGGGCCACACCGGGAGTCAATTCGAGGAATGGTTGGTAATCCAGAACCCCCATGGGGAACGTGTCCAGGTCGATATTACCTACATCCCCGGCAAGGGGGATCCGGTAGTAGTGAGGCACGAGATCGACCCCGCCTCCCGCTACACCATATGGGTCAACGAGAATTGTCCCTACAAGGGCGATCTGAGCATCTCGCTACGGGCGAACCTCCCGGTGATGGCGGAGCGCCCGATTTATTTCCAGTTCCGGCCTGGGATGAACGGGGGGCACGTGGAGAAGGGCTTCGCTGGTTTCTAA
- the cas4 gene encoding CRISPR-associated protein Cas4, whose translation MNREGYWYVSDVLNHIYCPWITFNWYVLRIPQAKTIKTEEGIRKQEVFEKKVRKHPERGIGGIKGAISIRQRLVRSNRLMLAGKCDYLIFPGMRPAPLELKDAWTPRGKPRKNHLIQLTCYTIMLSDEIGCDVNMGYIHYLKDGLTQRVIVSIENKNYVESIINEMNLVLEKEIVLGKPMSWRCCTDCCYRKICAGYGGSS comes from the coding sequence ATGAATAGGGAGGGTTACTGGTATGTGTCGGATGTTCTGAACCATATCTATTGTCCTTGGATTACGTTCAATTGGTATGTACTCCGAATACCACAGGCTAAGACCATAAAAACTGAGGAAGGAATCAGAAAACAAGAAGTCTTTGAGAAAAAAGTCAGGAAACATCCAGAAAGGGGCATAGGAGGGATAAAAGGAGCAATATCCATTAGGCAAAGATTGGTCAGGTCAAACAGGCTCATGTTGGCGGGAAAGTGTGATTATTTGATTTTTCCGGGGATGCGACCGGCTCCACTCGAGTTGAAAGACGCATGGACCCCCAGGGGTAAGCCAAGAAAAAACCACTTGATTCAATTAACCTGCTATACGATCATGTTAAGTGACGAGATAGGTTGTGATGTGAATATGGGATACATTCATTATCTTAAAGACGGTTTGACACAGAGGGTCATAGTTAGCATTGAAAATAAAAATTACGTGGAATCCATTATTAATGAGATGAACTTGGTCCTTGAAAAAGAAATAGTGTTGGGAAAGCCCATGTCATGGCGCTGTTGCACGGATTGCTGTTATCGTAAGATATGTGCAGGTTATGGTGGATCTTCCTAA
- the cas2 gene encoding CRISPR-associated endonuclease Cas2 has product MKVLTIYDISDNRFRSRVARKLKDLGLRRVQKSCFAGDLSQNRIEMLEIEMTNLLQDKETYDVNEYDAIYILPMCETCFIRKMLLGHKRRFPDKSKERYRLA; this is encoded by the coding sequence ATGAAGGTCTTAACCATCTACGACATAAGTGATAATCGTTTTCGTAGCCGGGTAGCCCGTAAGTTAAAGGATTTAGGCTTAAGAAGAGTCCAAAAGAGCTGTTTCGCGGGCGACCTTAGTCAGAATCGTATAGAAATGTTGGAGATTGAGATGACCAACCTTCTTCAAGATAAAGAAACCTATGACGTAAATGAATATGATGCAATTTACATACTTCCCATGTGCGAGACATGTTTTATAAGGAAAATGTTGCTGGGCCATAAAAGAAGGTTCCCCGATAAAAGTAAGGAGAGGTACAGGTTGGCATGA
- the cas1 gene encoding CRISPR-associated endonuclease Cas1 has product MDLIIDTFGTTVRKRGNCFLVKRGSEVEEICADDVVQVIMSVGTHISTDAIALAAEKNVDIVCVSRFGDPISRIWPCKFGGTALTRRRQMEALYDRRGVLVAGAMVRAKCLNQAYFLKALNKERSIGEVQAISDEILKKAKSAYWKADSIDAVRNDIFALEGGCSRLYIQALTMIIPPEYGFFGREKRPPRDPVNAALSYGYGVLYGKVERACILAGLDPFLGFLHTDRFGKPSLVLDMMEPFRQPIVDRVVTTLFTRRSFNDDDFLRLEDGGGVYLGDKGRKKLLEKLYERLDTKISYKGRKVKMQDIILLSIREVANFLLGETQKIGGFVYRWN; this is encoded by the coding sequence TTGGACCTCATAATTGACACCTTTGGCACGACAGTGCGTAAACGAGGAAATTGCTTTCTGGTCAAGCGTGGATCAGAGGTTGAGGAAATATGTGCCGACGATGTGGTTCAGGTGATCATGAGCGTGGGAACGCACATTTCCACGGATGCCATCGCGCTCGCAGCAGAAAAGAACGTGGATATTGTATGTGTTTCGAGGTTCGGGGATCCCATCTCCAGGATATGGCCCTGCAAATTCGGCGGTACGGCCTTGACTCGTAGGAGGCAGATGGAAGCACTCTACGATCGCAGAGGAGTATTGGTTGCCGGAGCCATGGTCAGGGCAAAGTGTTTGAACCAGGCGTATTTTCTTAAGGCCTTGAACAAGGAACGATCTATCGGGGAAGTGCAAGCAATCAGCGACGAGATATTGAAGAAAGCCAAATCGGCTTATTGGAAAGCTGATTCCATCGATGCCGTTAGAAATGACATCTTTGCCCTGGAAGGTGGTTGTTCCCGTTTATATATCCAGGCTTTAACCATGATTATCCCTCCGGAATACGGCTTTTTCGGTCGTGAGAAGAGGCCGCCTAGAGACCCAGTGAATGCCGCGCTTTCATATGGATATGGGGTTCTTTACGGGAAAGTGGAGAGGGCATGCATATTGGCGGGCCTGGATCCTTTTCTCGGTTTCTTACACACCGACAGGTTTGGCAAACCTTCTCTAGTGCTGGATATGATGGAGCCCTTTCGCCAGCCAATTGTAGACCGAGTCGTAACCACCCTCTTTACCAGGAGGTCTTTCAACGATGATGATTTCTTAAGGCTGGAGGATGGGGGAGGCGTATATCTAGGCGACAAAGGACGAAAGAAGTTGCTTGAGAAACTATACGAAAGATTAGACACCAAGATCAGTTACAAGGGAAGAAAGGTGAAAATGCAGGATATTATCCTTTTAAGTATTAGGGAAGTTGCCAACTTCTTGCTTGGAGAAACTCAAAAGATAGGCGGATTTGTTTACAGGTGGAATTGA
- a CDS encoding CRISPR-associated endonuclease Cas6, translating into MRWAYIVLEDLRGLCPDSGALRRWVNAAFPDNPLLHQHDPVQGKPVFQYPLIQYKIIEGLPLIFGIEDGVEEVREIYIHTSEGGVRLGPAVIQRITIKEGSSSLGESEPQQYYFLTPWLALNKENLNKYWEEKSWSKKKELLRGILIGNILSMAKSLGIMIDFQVRIRTMLDILKVEIPGHHLVARGFDGVFEANLELPPLIGLGRHVSLGFGTVAKETGNWTS; encoded by the coding sequence GTGCGCTGGGCCTATATAGTACTCGAGGACCTTCGAGGGCTCTGCCCTGACTCGGGCGCTCTCAGGCGTTGGGTAAATGCCGCTTTTCCCGACAATCCCCTTCTTCATCAGCACGATCCCGTGCAGGGCAAACCGGTTTTTCAATATCCCCTGATTCAGTACAAGATCATTGAGGGGCTTCCCCTGATTTTCGGCATAGAAGATGGGGTTGAGGAAGTTCGAGAAATCTATATTCATACGAGTGAAGGGGGGGTCAGGCTAGGCCCGGCTGTAATCCAGAGAATAACCATTAAGGAGGGCAGTTCCTCATTGGGTGAGTCAGAGCCACAACAGTACTATTTTCTCACCCCTTGGCTGGCCCTGAACAAAGAAAATCTAAATAAGTACTGGGAAGAAAAAAGCTGGTCTAAAAAGAAGGAGCTCCTTAGAGGCATATTGATAGGCAACATTTTATCCATGGCGAAGTCACTGGGAATAATGATTGATTTCCAGGTGAGGATAAGAACGATGCTGGATATCCTCAAAGTCGAAATTCCAGGTCACCATCTCGTCGCCCGTGGCTTCGACGGTGTCTTTGAGGCAAACCTGGAGTTGCCGCCTCTCATTGGCCTTGGGAGGCATGTTTCCCTCGGCTTTGGCACGGTGGCAAAGGAGACCGGAAATTGGACCTCATAA
- the cas7d gene encoding type I-D CRISPR-associated protein Cas7/Csc2 yields MKEWMEGGGAEMSVDFYTDVSKLPRARYLQLVTSIKLLDPAIIRSNEPEEVLTFTYEEPLGERFIIPWRKVKAKLRRLVAERGRDLGYGVDCFLKESLCMACPTCLLFGGTGETSTAKVDYNLMSRVLGETFISRNRGVEPWNYTANAVGEVKHTTGQALMTLITVPADTEFIGVITLKDPTPEMAALLVDGIERLTRIGARSIEWGRCKMDILGGGIFDREKYAAYELLREDELSKVSPLKLNLPDVGKSFKKLQSEMDKLVKSVKASGD; encoded by the coding sequence ATGAAGGAGTGGATGGAAGGAGGAGGTGCCGAGATGTCTGTTGACTTCTACACCGACGTTTCCAAGCTGCCGCGCGCCCGTTACCTGCAATTGGTGACCTCGATCAAGCTGTTGGATCCCGCAATCATCCGGTCCAACGAGCCGGAGGAGGTATTGACCTTCACCTACGAGGAACCGCTTGGAGAACGCTTCATCATTCCATGGAGAAAAGTAAAGGCCAAGCTGAGAAGGCTGGTTGCCGAGAGGGGACGCGACCTCGGCTACGGGGTGGATTGTTTCCTGAAGGAATCGCTTTGCATGGCCTGTCCCACGTGCCTTCTTTTCGGTGGGACGGGGGAGACCAGTACCGCCAAGGTGGACTACAATCTAATGTCCAGGGTTCTCGGCGAGACCTTCATATCCAGGAATAGGGGCGTGGAACCCTGGAATTACACAGCCAACGCTGTTGGGGAAGTGAAGCATACCACTGGACAGGCTCTTATGACCCTGATAACCGTTCCCGCGGATACCGAGTTCATCGGAGTGATCACCCTGAAAGACCCCACGCCGGAGATGGCGGCACTCCTGGTGGACGGAATAGAAAGGCTGACTCGCATCGGAGCACGCAGCATCGAGTGGGGTAGATGCAAAATGGATATTTTGGGCGGAGGAATATTCGACCGCGAGAAGTACGCAGCGTACGAGCTCTTGCGGGAGGACGAACTTTCCAAGGTGTCACCCTTGAAACTGAACCTTCCGGACGTAGGGAAATCATTTAAGAAACTCCAATCTGAGATGGATAAGCTGGTGAAAAGCGTCAAAGCTTCGGGTGATTGA